One Ornithorhynchus anatinus isolate Pmale09 chromosome 2, mOrnAna1.pri.v4, whole genome shotgun sequence DNA segment encodes these proteins:
- the HSD3B7 gene encoding 3 beta-hydroxysteroid dehydrogenase type 7 isoform X1, whose amino-acid sequence MISSCALRFGGKFKMGVKDQGLVYLLTGGCGFLGGHLVKILLEKEPSLKELRVFDLNPDPQMEALSTGRVRVTLIPGDVTRSEEVAAAVAGADVVIHTAGLVDVWGRVPTERIFSVNVQGTQNVIDACVETGTRYLVYTSSMEVVGPNSKGDPFIRGNEDSSYEAVHKESYPISKSQAERMVLEANGRMVRGGLPLVTCALRPMGIYGEKHQLMLDLYHSSLLTGKRLFRLIPTTVEHGRVYVGNVAWMHLLAAREIQSQPQVLGGEVYYCYDASPYKSYEDFNMEIFGPCGIRMVGSRPLVPYFVLYLLATLNTLLQWLLRPLVAYAPLLNPYTLLVSHTPFTVCTDKAQRHFGYSPLYSWEESRSRCVAWLRKQMSETGGGGGAGGEAGLSRSWGSGVETPGCPGSAASGASVSPLGFQTRA is encoded by the exons ATG ATTTCCTCATGCGCTCTTCGCTTCGGTGGAAAGTTCAAG atgGGAGTGAAGGACCAAGGCCTGGTCTATCTCCTCACCGGGGGCTGCGGCTTCCTCGGGGGGCACCTGGTCAAGATCTTGCTGGAGAAGGAGCCCAGCCTGAAGGAACTGCGGGTGTTTGACCTGAATCCAGATCCTCAAATGGAAGCGCTGAGTACAG GGAGGGTACGGGTGACCCTGATCCCGGGGGACGTGACCCGCTCGGAAGAGGTGGCGGCCGCAGTGGCGGGAGCCGACGTCGTGATCCACACCGCCGGCCTGGTGGACGTGTGGGGGAGAGTGCCCACCGAGCGGATCTTCTCGGTCAACGTTCAGG GGACTCAGAACGTGATCGATGCCTGCGTGGAGACGGGGACCCGCTACCTGGTCTACACCAGCAGCATGGAGGTGGTGGGACCCAACAGCAAGGGGGATCCGTTCATCAG GGGCAACGAGGACTCTTCCTATGAGGCGGTCCACAAAGAAAGCTATCCCATCAGTAAAAGCCAGGCCGAGCGGATGGTCCTAGAGGCCAACGGGAGAATG GTCCGGGGCGGACTGCCCCTCGTGACCTGTGCCCTGCGCCCCATGGGCATCTACGGCGAGAAGCACCAGCTGATGCTGGATTTGTACCACTCTAGCCTGCTCACAGGCAAGCGCCTGTTCAGGCTGATCCCCACGACCGTGGAGCACGGGCGGGTGTACGTGG GTAACGTGGCCTGGATGCACCTCCTGGCTGCCCGGGAGATCCAGTCTCAGCCCCAGGTCCTGGGCGGGGAGGTCTACTACTGCTACGACGCCTCGCCCTACAAAAGCTACGAGGACTTCAACATGGAGATCTTTGGGCCCTGCGGGATCCGGATGGTGGGCTCTCGGCCCCTGGTTCCCTACTTCGTGCTCTACTTGCTGGCCACCCTCAACACCCTCCTGCAGTGGCTGCTGCGGCCCCTGGTGGCCTACGCCCCTCTTCTGAACCCCTACACCCTGCTCGTCTCCCACACCCCCTTCACCGTCTGCACGGACAAGGCCCAGCGCCACTTCGGCTACTCGCCGCTATACAGCTGGGAGGAGAGCCGGAGCCGCTGCGTGGCCTGGCTGCGGAAGCAGATGAGTGAGACCGGCGGAGGAGGTGGAGCCGGGGGAGAAGCCGGGCTGTCTCGGAGCTGGGGTTCCGGCGTTGAGACTCCGGGGTGCCCGGGGTCCGCGGCCTCCGGAGCCAGTGTTTCCCCACTGGGGTTCCAGACCAGGGCCTGA
- the HSD3B7 gene encoding 3 beta-hydroxysteroid dehydrogenase type 7 isoform X2: MGVKDQGLVYLLTGGCGFLGGHLVKILLEKEPSLKELRVFDLNPDPQMEALSTGRVRVTLIPGDVTRSEEVAAAVAGADVVIHTAGLVDVWGRVPTERIFSVNVQGTQNVIDACVETGTRYLVYTSSMEVVGPNSKGDPFIRGNEDSSYEAVHKESYPISKSQAERMVLEANGRMVRGGLPLVTCALRPMGIYGEKHQLMLDLYHSSLLTGKRLFRLIPTTVEHGRVYVGNVAWMHLLAAREIQSQPQVLGGEVYYCYDASPYKSYEDFNMEIFGPCGIRMVGSRPLVPYFVLYLLATLNTLLQWLLRPLVAYAPLLNPYTLLVSHTPFTVCTDKAQRHFGYSPLYSWEESRSRCVAWLRKQMSETGGGGGAGGEAGLSRSWGSGVETPGCPGSAASGASVSPLGFQTRA; this comes from the exons atgGGAGTGAAGGACCAAGGCCTGGTCTATCTCCTCACCGGGGGCTGCGGCTTCCTCGGGGGGCACCTGGTCAAGATCTTGCTGGAGAAGGAGCCCAGCCTGAAGGAACTGCGGGTGTTTGACCTGAATCCAGATCCTCAAATGGAAGCGCTGAGTACAG GGAGGGTACGGGTGACCCTGATCCCGGGGGACGTGACCCGCTCGGAAGAGGTGGCGGCCGCAGTGGCGGGAGCCGACGTCGTGATCCACACCGCCGGCCTGGTGGACGTGTGGGGGAGAGTGCCCACCGAGCGGATCTTCTCGGTCAACGTTCAGG GGACTCAGAACGTGATCGATGCCTGCGTGGAGACGGGGACCCGCTACCTGGTCTACACCAGCAGCATGGAGGTGGTGGGACCCAACAGCAAGGGGGATCCGTTCATCAG GGGCAACGAGGACTCTTCCTATGAGGCGGTCCACAAAGAAAGCTATCCCATCAGTAAAAGCCAGGCCGAGCGGATGGTCCTAGAGGCCAACGGGAGAATG GTCCGGGGCGGACTGCCCCTCGTGACCTGTGCCCTGCGCCCCATGGGCATCTACGGCGAGAAGCACCAGCTGATGCTGGATTTGTACCACTCTAGCCTGCTCACAGGCAAGCGCCTGTTCAGGCTGATCCCCACGACCGTGGAGCACGGGCGGGTGTACGTGG GTAACGTGGCCTGGATGCACCTCCTGGCTGCCCGGGAGATCCAGTCTCAGCCCCAGGTCCTGGGCGGGGAGGTCTACTACTGCTACGACGCCTCGCCCTACAAAAGCTACGAGGACTTCAACATGGAGATCTTTGGGCCCTGCGGGATCCGGATGGTGGGCTCTCGGCCCCTGGTTCCCTACTTCGTGCTCTACTTGCTGGCCACCCTCAACACCCTCCTGCAGTGGCTGCTGCGGCCCCTGGTGGCCTACGCCCCTCTTCTGAACCCCTACACCCTGCTCGTCTCCCACACCCCCTTCACCGTCTGCACGGACAAGGCCCAGCGCCACTTCGGCTACTCGCCGCTATACAGCTGGGAGGAGAGCCGGAGCCGCTGCGTGGCCTGGCTGCGGAAGCAGATGAGTGAGACCGGCGGAGGAGGTGGAGCCGGGGGAGAAGCCGGGCTGTCTCGGAGCTGGGGTTCCGGCGTTGAGACTCCGGGGTGCCCGGGGTCCGCGGCCTCCGGAGCCAGTGTTTCCCCACTGGGGTTCCAGACCAGGGCCTGA
- the SETD1A gene encoding LOW QUALITY PROTEIN: histone-lysine N-methyltransferase SETD1A (The sequence of the model RefSeq protein was modified relative to this genomic sequence to represent the inferred CDS: deleted 1 base in 1 codon), whose protein sequence is MDQEGGGDGQKPPNFQWRNYKLIVDPALRRAPQKVYRYDGVHFSVNDAGYTPVGDLRDPRHRVIWSKNRDLSFPVPKFKLDEFYIGQIPLKEVTFARLNDNIRETFLKDMCRKYGEVEEVEILLHPRTRKHLGLARVLFTSTRGAKETVKHLHHTSVMGNIIHAQLDIKGQQRMKYYELIVNGSYTPQTVPTGGKALTEKFQGSGAETTESRRRPSSDSTYPAGTAVPVTPGNGTPCSQDTAYSSGRQDTPSSYGQFTPQSSQGTPYTSRGSTPYSQDSAYSSRQGTPGYSSFHPDSSSSTATSSSTSSSTSSSSSSSFKSRRSENSYPDSYSRRHFSSSAAPSSATSSSSSSSSSSSSSSSSSSSSHYRGSDSHYPTYFEGSGRYQRLASYPPRRAPREEPPATPFPESSAEHFPPASYASYLPPEPGRSSDQEYRPAAAPEAPPPEPPEPGGGRGSSPEPEEARSSPRPASPPRSGSPAPEITNESVPFAQHSSLDSRIEMLLKEQRSKFSFLALDPEEEDHGAGGAAGVREAGGEASQGPPHGPCTPPPPPANFEDVVPAGSADPGAAGSETPKANGGQDQASPQHSSGEDMEISDDDGGGSPPQQPPPPPPPPPPFLAPLPLGYPHQPAYLLPPRPEGPLPPEYPPPPPPPPHIYDFVNSLELMDRLGAQWGGMPMSFQMQTQMLTRLHQLRQGKGVAAAAAAPPGGSFGEPFPPFPPPQEVAYALPYALYAPGPEGRGGYGREAYPLPLLAEPLASSSVSGEEERAPPGEGTEPAEGKAPPPTGTVGRVLATLVQEMKSIMQRDLNRKMVENVAFGAFDQWWESKEEKAKPFQNAAKQQAKEEEKEKTKLKEPGLLSLVDWAKSGGAMGLEGFGFGTGLRGALRLPSFKVKRKEPSELSEASEEKRPRPSTPAEEDEDDPERDKEVVGELGRPGVKAPKRDEERGKAPGKHRKAFALDSEGEEASQESSSEKEEDEEDENEEDEDERAEDMATSKKKAAVSDGEDEETDSSKFSLYAESEGESDSTSDSESSSSSSSSSSASTTSSSSSSSSSSSSSSEDEEEEEEEEEEVTVEPSALSPPREAPPVASVPKEEEVPEPEKATVAPDALVAEPEKTPPKPPGPTEEPPPETPQLLPEQKPAAPPTCPVPAPAPAPAPAPAPRPEERPSSPIPLLPPPKKRRKTISFSASEEPLVREAPPAPPPPVKTLSSLPRKAPRGGERTIRNLPLDHASLVKSWPDDGPRGPRARGKWRPAEDDDDGGSGAEVDLTVLADLALTPAVPAPARRGTVAAAPVAPGDDSQPVETSGEAERPGPPAPQLHSVLLEHNYALALRPTPPAARTPDPVPSPALATAIFSSPVDEVLEAPEVVVAGAEEREQEEEEEEEEEEESESSESSSSSDGEGALRRRSLRSHARRRRPSGPPPPPPPPPPSYEARSEFEQMTILYDIWNSGLDAEDMGYLRLTYERLLQQDSGTDWLNDTHWVHHTITNLSTPKRKRRAPDGPREHQTGSARSEGYYPISKNEKDKYLDVCPVSARQLEGVDTQGTNRVLSERRSEQRRLLSAIGTSAIMDSDLLKLNQLKFRKKKLRFGRSRIHEWGLFAMEPIAADEMVIEYVGQNIRQMVADMREKRYVEEGIGSSYLFRVDHDTIIDATKCGNLARFINHCCTPNCYAKVITIEAQKKIVIYSKQPIGVDEEITYDYKFPLEDNKIPCLCGTESCRGSLN, encoded by the exons ATGGAtcaggaaggtgggggagacgggcagaagcCCCCGAACTTCCAGTGGCGCAACTACAAGCTCATCGTAGACCCCGCCCTGCGCCGGGCCCCCCAGAAAGTGTACCGCTACGACGGGGTCCACTTCAGCGTCAAC GATGCAGGATATACACCGGTCGGGGACCTCCGAGACCCCCGTCACCGAGTCATCTGGTCCAAAAACAGGGACCTTTCCTTCCCAGTGCCCAAGTTTAAG ctgGACGAGTTCTACATCGGTCAGATCCCGCTGAAGGAGGTGACCTTTGCCCGGCTTAACGACAACATACGGGAGACTTTCCTGAAAGACATGTGCCGCAAGtacggggaggtggaggaggtggagatccTGCTGCATCCCCGGACCCGCAAGCACCTGGGCCTGGCCCGCGTCCTCTTCACCAGCACCCGGGGCGCCAAGGAAACCGTCAAACATCTCCACCACACCTCAGTCATGGGCAACATCATCCACGCCCAGCTGGACATTAAAG gtcagCAGCGGATGAAATACTACGAGTTGATCGTCAATGGCTCTTACACCCCCCAGACGGTGCCCACCGGGGGCAAAGCCCTGACCGAGAAGTTCCAGGGCTCGGGAGCTGAGACG acggagtcccgccgccgcccctcgtCTGATTCGACCTACCCAGCGGGCACTGCAGTGCCAGTCACCCCTGGCAACGGCACCCCCTGCTCCCAGGACACAGCCTACTCCAGTGGCCGGCAGGACACTCCCTCTTCCTATGGCCAGTTCACCCCTCAGTCTTCCCAGGGCACCCCCTACACTTCCCGGGGCAGCACCCCCTATTCCCAAGACTCTGCCTATTCCAGCAG aCAAGGGACTCCCGGTTACTCCAGCTTCCACCCagattcctcttcttccaccgcCACCTCTtcctcgacctcctcctccacctcctcgtcgtcgtcctcctcctttaAGTCTCGGCGTTCGGAGAACAGCTATCCGGATTCCTATTCCCGACGCCACTTTTCCTCTTCCGCCGCCCCCTCTTCCGCCACCtcatcgtcgtcgtcctcgtcctcctcgtcctcctcgtcctcgtcgtcctcgtcctcctcccatTACCGCGGCTCAGACTCCCACTACCCGACGTACTTCGAAGGGAGCGGCCGCTATCAGCGCCTGGCCTCCtacccgccccgccgggccccccgggaGGAGCCCCCGGCGACTCCCTTCCCCGAAAGCTCGGCGGAGCACTTCCCCCCGGCCTCCTACGCCTCCTACCTG CCCCCCGAGCCCGGCCGGTCAAGCGACCAGGAATACAGGCCCGCCGCTgcccccgaagccccgcccccggagCCTCCCGAacctggcgggggccggggctccaGTCCCGAGCCGGAGGAAGCCAGGAgctccccccgcccggcctccccgcctcgcTCGGGCTCGCCGGCCCCCGAGATCACCAACGAGAGCGTGCCCTTTGCACAGCACAGCAGCCTGGACTCCCGCATTGAAATGCTGCTGAAGGAGCAGCGATCCAAATTCTCCTTCCTGGCCTTGGACCCGGAAGAGGAGGACcatggggccggtggggccgcgGGGGTCAGGGAGGCCGGAGGCGAGGCCTCCCAGGGGCCGCCCCACGGGCCCTgtaccccgccgccgccccctgccAACTTTGAGGACGTGGTGCCCGCCGGGAGCGCCGACCCGGGAGCGGCCGGCAGCGAGACCCCCAAGGCCAACGGCGGCCAGGACCAG GCGTCCCCCCAGCACTCCTCCGGCGAGGACATGGAGATCTCCGACGACGACGGGGGCGGGTCGCCCCCGCAGCAGCCGccacccccgcctccgcccccgccccccttcctggCCCCCCTGCCCCTGGGCTACCCCCACCAGCCCGCCTACCTCCTTCCGCCCCGACCCGAAGGACCCCTGCCTCCCGaataccccccgccccctcctccgcccccgcacATCTATGACTTCGTCAACTCCTTGGAGCTGATGGATCGGCTGGGGGCTCAGTGGGGCGGGATGCCCATGTCCTTCCAGATGCAGACTCAGATGTTGACCCGGCTGCATCAGCTGCGGCAGGGTAAAGGGgtggcggcggccgccgccgcccctcccggcGGGAGTTTCGGGGAGCCCTTcccgcccttccctccgccccaagAAGTGGCCTACGCTCTGCCCTACGCCCTGTACGCCCCTGgaccggagggccgggggggctaCGGCCGCGAGGCCTACCCCCTGCCCCTGCTGGCCGAGCCCCTGGCCTCTTCCTCGGtctcgggggaggaggagcgcgCACCCCCCGGGGAGGGGACCGAGCCTGCCGAAGGAAAGGCGCCCCCTCCCACCGGCACCGTGGGCAGGGTCCTGGCCACCTTGGTGCAGGAGATGAAGAGCATCATGCAGCGGGACCTCAACCGCAAGATGGTGGAGAACGTGGCGTTCGGCGCCTTCGACCAGTGGTGGGAGAGCAAGGAGGAGAAGGCCAAG CCTTTCCAGAACGCGGCCAAAcagcaggccaaggaggaggagaaggagaagaccaAGCTGAAGGAGCCGGGGCTGCTCTCCCTGGTGGACTGGGCCAAGAGCGGAGGCGCCATGGGCCTGGAGGGTTTCGGCTTTGGGACCGGCTTGCGGGGAGCCCTGCGTCTGCCCTCTTTCAAG GTCAAGCGGAAAGAGCCGTCGGAACTTTCCGAGGCCAGCGAGGAAAAGCGACCCCGGCCCTCCACCCCGGccgaggaggatgaggacg ACCCGGAACGAGACAAGGAGGTCGTCGGAGAGCTGGGCCGCCCGGGGGTCAAGGCACCAAAGCGCGATGAAGAGCGAGGCAAGGCCCCGGGCAAGCACCGGAAAGCTTTTGCTCTGGACAGCGAGGGAGAGGAGGCGTCTCAGGAGTCATCCTCCGAAAAG gaggaagatgaagaagatgaGAACGAAGAGGATGAAGATGAGCGGGCTGAGGATATGGCAACCAGTAAGAAGAAGGCGGCGGTGTCCGATG GTGAAGATGAAGAGACGGATTCTTCCAAGTTCTCTCTGTATGCCGAGTCAGAGGGTGAAAGTGACAGCACCTCAGACTCTGAAAGCAGCAGCTCCTCCAGCTCATCCTCATCAGCCTCgaccacttcctcctcttcatcttcatcctcctcttcctcctcgtcctccgaagatgaggaggaagaggaagaggaggaggaggaggtgacggTGGAGCCGTCAGCTCTATCGCCTCCCCGGGAAGCCCCACCGGTTGCCTCGGtcccgaaggaggaggaggtgccggAGCCGGAGAAAGCCACAGTGGCCCCTGACGCCCTCGTGGCTGAGCCGGAGAAGACCCCGCCGAAGCCTCCGG GACCCACCGAGGAACCCCCTCCTGAgaccccccagctcctcccagaGCAGAAACCAGCCGCCCCTCCAACctgccccgtcccggccccggccccggccccggcccccgccccggccccccgcccggagGAGCGGCCTTCCTCGCCCATcccgctcctccccccacccaagaaGCGCCGGAAAACAATCTCCTTCTCGGCCTCGGAAGAGCCGCTGGTCCGGgaggctccccctgctcccccgcccccagtcaaGACCCTGAGCTCCCTCCCTCGGAAAGCCcctcggggcggggagaggaccaTCCGCAACCTGCCCCTGGATCACGCCTCCCTGGTCAAGAGCTGGCCGGACgacgggccccgggggccccgggccaGGGGCAAGTGGCGCCCGGCGGAGGATGACGACGACGGCGGGTCCGGCGCCGAGGTGGACCTCACTGTCCTGGCAGACTTGGCCCTGACCcccgccgtccccgccccggcACGAAGGGGAACGGTCGCCGCCGCCCCCGTGGCGCCGGGCGACGACTCTCAGCCCGTGGAGACCTCAGGGGAGGCGGAgaggccggggccgcccgccccgcAGCTTCACTCCGTCCTCCTGGAGCACAACTACGCCCTCGCCCTCCGGCCCACGCCTCCGGcggcccggaccccggaccccgtgCCCAGCCCCGCCTTGGCCACCGCCATCTTCAGCTCTCCAGTGGACGAGGTCCTGGAGGCCCCCGAGGTGGTGGTGGCCGGGGCggaggagcgggagcaggaggaagaagaggaggaggaggaggaagaggagtcggAGTCGtcggagagcagcagcagcagtgacgGGGAAGGGGCCCTGCGCCGCCGGAGCCTGCGCTCCCACGCCCGCCGCCGGAGAccctccgggccccctcccccgccgcctccgccgccccccagcTACGAGGCCCGCAGCGAGTTCGAGCAGATGACCATCCTGTACGACATCTGGAACTCGGGGCTGGACGCCGAGGACATGGGCTACCTGCGCCTCACCTACGAGCGGCTGCTGCAGCAGGACAGCGGGACCGACTGGCTCAACGACACCCACTGGGTCCACCACACCA TCACCAACCTGAGCACGCCCAAGCGGAAGCGGAGGGCCCCGGACGGGCCCCGGGAGCACCAGACGGGCTCGGCGCGGAGCGAGGGCTATTACCCCATCAGCAAGAACGAGAAGGACAAGTACCTGGACGTCTGCCCCGTCTCGGCCCGCCAGCTCGAGGGCGTGGACACCCAG GGGACTAACCGGGTGCTGTCCGAGAGGCGCTCAGAGCAGCGGCGTCTGCTGAGCGCCATCGGTACGTCCGCCATCATGGATAGCGATCTGCTCAAGCTCAACCAGCTCAAG TTCCGGAAGAAGAAGCTGCGGTTCGGGCGGAGCCGGATCCACGAGTGGGGCCTCTTTGCCATGGAGCCTATCGCCGCCGACGAGATGGTCATCGAATACGTGGGGCAGAACATCCGCCAG ATGGTGGCCGACATGCGGGAGAAGCGCTACGTGGAGGAGGGCATCGGCAGCAGCTACCTGTTCCGCGTGGATCACGACACCATCATCGACGCCACCAAGTGCGGGAACCTGGCGCGGTTCATCAACCACTGCTGCACG CCCAACTGTTACGCCAAGGTGATCACCATCGAGGCCCAGAAAAAGATCGTCATCTATTCGAAGCAGCCGATCGGGGTGGACGAGGAGATCACCTACGACTACAAGTTCCCCTTGGAGGACAACAAGATCCCCTGTCTGTGTGGCACCGAGAGCTGCCGGGGCTCCCTCAACTGA